One genomic segment of Pongo pygmaeus isolate AG05252 chromosome 19, NHGRI_mPonPyg2-v2.0_pri, whole genome shotgun sequence includes these proteins:
- the NKIRAS2 gene encoding NF-kappa-B inhibitor-interacting Ras-like protein 2 isoform X2 — translation MIETQEDIYVGSIETDRGVREQVRFYDTRGLRDGAELPRHCFSCTDGYVLVYSTDSRESFQRVELLKKEIDKSKDKKEVTIVVLGNKCDLQEQRRVDPDVAQHWAKSEKVKLWEVSVADRRSLLEPFVYLASKMTQPQSKSAFPLSRKNKGSGSLDG, via the exons ATGATCGAGACGCAGGAGGACATCTACGTGGGCTCCATTGAGACAGACCGGGGGGTGCGAGAGCAGGTGCGTTTCTATGACACCCGGGGGCTCCGAGATGGGGCCGAACTGCCCCGACACTGCTTCTCTTGCACTGATGGCTACGTCCTGGTCTACAGCACAGATAGCAGAGAGTCTTTTCAGCGTGTGGAGCTGCTCAAGAAGGAGATTGACAAATCCAAGGACAAGAAGGAG GTCACCATCGTGGTCCTTGGCAACAAGTGTGACTTACAGGAGCAGCGGCGTGTAGACCCAGATGTGGCTCAGCATTGGGCCAAGTCAGAGAAGGTGAAGCTGTGGGAGGTGTCAGTGGCGGACCGGCGCTCCCTCCTGGAGCCCTTTGTCTACCTGGCCAGCAAGATGACACAACCCCAGAGCAAGTCTGCTTTCCCCCTCAGCCGGAAGAACAAGGGCAGCGGCTCCTTGGATGGCTGA
- the C19H17orf113 gene encoding uncharacterized protein C17orf113 homolog, which translates to MGPVSLAAAPSLPPHQLSLSREVPLCVGEAEGQEHSGGGWGFLAQRARMVPPGKKPAGEASNSNKKCKRYFNEHWKEEFTWLDFDYERKLMFCLECRQALVRNKHGKAENAFTVGTDNFQRHALLRHVTSGTHRQALAVNQGQPPFEGQAEGGGACPGLATTPASRGVKVEVDPAKVAVLTTVYCMAKEDVPDDRCSALLELQRFNLCQALLGTEHGNYYSPRRVRDMQVAIASVLHTEACQRLKASPYVGLVLDETRDWPESHSLALFATSVSPCDGQPATTFLGSVELQEGEATAGQLLDILQAFGVSAPKLAWLSSSLPSERLGSVGPQLRATCPLLAELHCLPGRTDPEPPAYLGQYESILDALFRLHGGPSSHLVPELRAALDLAAIDLAGPRPVPWASLLPVVEAVAKAWPGLVPTLEAAALASPVAGSLALALRQFTFVAFTHLLLDALPSVQKLSLVLQAEEPDLALLQPLVMAAAASLQAQRGSGGARLQGFLQELASMDPDTSSGRCTYRGVELLGYSEAAVRGLEWLRGSFLDSMRKGLQDSYPGPSLDAVAAFAAIFDPSRYPQAPEELGTHGEGALRVLLRGFAPAVVRQRALGDFALFKRVVFSLGRLGPRALCTQLACAHSELHELFPDFAALAALALALPAGAGLLDKVGRSRELRWWGQSGAGEGRGGLHVVKIAVDGPPLHEFDFGLAVEFLESRWGEGFLGSQLT; encoded by the exons ATGGGCCCTGTTAGCCTGGCGGCTGCCCCCAGCCTGCCTCCCCATCAACTCTCCTTGTCAAGGGAGGTGCCTCTGTGTGTGGGGGAGGCAGAGGGGCAAGAGCATtcaggtgggggttgggggttccTTGCTCAGAGAGCAAGAATGGTGCCCCCAGGGAAGAAACCAGCGGGAGAGGCCTCCAACTCCAACAAGAAGTGTAAGCGTTACTTCAACGAGCACTGGAAAGAGGAGTTTACCTGGCTGGACTTTGACTATGAGCGGAAGCTGATGTTCTGCCTCGAGTGCCGCCAGGCCCTGGTACGGAACAAGCATGGCAAAGCCGAAAACGCCTTCACTGTGGGCACAGACAACTTTCAGCGCCACGCCCTGCTGCGCCACGTGACCTCAGGAACCCACCGCCAGGCTCTGGCTGTCAACCAGGGCCAGCCCCCTTTTGAGGGCCAGGCTGAAGGTGGAGGGGCCTGCCCAGGCCTGGCTACGACCCCCGCCTCCAGGGGCGTCAAGGTGGAGGTAGACCCGGCCAAAGTGGCTGTGCTGACTACCGTGTACTGCATGGCGAAGGAGGATGTGCCCGATGACCGCTGCTCTGCCCTGCTCGAGCTGCAGAGGTTCaacctgtgccaggcactgctgggCACAGAGCATGGCAATTACTACAGTCCCAGGAGGGTGAGGGACATGCAG GTGGCCATTGCCAGTGTCTTGCACACAGAGGCCTGCCAGCGCCTGAAGGCATCCCCATATGTGGGGCTGGTGTTGGATGAGACCAGAGACTGGCCGGAGTCACACAGCCTGGCCCTGTTTGCCACTTCGGTGTCCCCCTGTGATGGCCAGCCCGCCACCACCTTCCTGGGCAGTGTGGAGCTACAGGAGGGTGAGGCCACTGCTGGCCAGCTCTTGGACATCCTGCAGGCTTTCGGCGTATCTGCACCCAAGCTGGCCTGGCTCAGCTCAAGCCTCCCCAGTGAGCGCCTGGGGAGTGTGGGCCCACAGCTCCGGGCCACTTGCCCGCTGCTGGCAGAGCTGCACTGCCTCCCTGGCCGGACAGATCCTGAGCCCCCCGCCTACTTGGGTCAATATGAGAGCATATTGGATGCCCTATTCCGCCTCCATGGTGGCCCTAGTTCCCACTTGGTCCCTGAGCTCCGGGCAGCACTGGACCTTGCAGCTATTGACTTGGCAGGGCCTCGGCCAGTGCCCTGGGCCTCCCTGCTGCCTGTTGTGGAAGCAGTGGCcaaggcctggcctggcctggtgcCCACCCTGGAGGCTGCAGCCCTTGCCTCACCTGTGGCGGGGTCACTGGCCCTGGCCCTGCGCCAGTTCACCTTCGTGGCCTTCACCCACCTGCTGCTGGATGCCCTGccttctgtgcagaagctctcccTTGTCCTGCAGGCAGAAGAGCCGGACTTGGCCTTGCTGCAGCCCCTGGTGATGGCGGCTGCGGCCTCCCTCCAAGCTCAGCGCGGCTCAGGTGGGGCCCGCCTCCAGGGCTTCCTGCAGGAACTGGCATCCATGGACCCTGACACCAGCAGCGGACGCTGCACCTACCGCGGCGTGGAGCTGCTTGGTTACTCCGAGGCTGCGGTCCGGGGCTTGGAGTGGCTCCGGGGGTCCTTCCTGGACTCCATGCGGAAGGGCCTACAGGACTCCTACCCCGGGCCTTCGCTGGACGCCGTGGCTGCCTTCGCAGCAATCTTCGACCCCAGCCGCTACCCGCAGGCGCCGGAGGAGCTGGGCACGCATGGCGAGGGAGCGCTGCGGGTGCTGCTGCGCGGCTTTGCGCCTGCCGTGGTGCGCCAGCGGGCGCTGGGCGACTTCGCGCTGTTTAAGCGCGTAGTATTCAGCCTTGGGCGGCTTGGCCCGCGGGCCCTGTGCACCCAGCTGGCGTGCGCGCATTCGGAGCTGCACGAGCTCTTCCCCGACTTCGCCGCCCTAGCCGCCTTGGCTTTGGCGCTGCCCGCGGGCGCCGGCCTGCTGGACAAGGTCGGCCGCAGCCGGGAGCTGCGGTGGTGGGGGCAGAGCGGGGCCGGAGAAGGCCGGGGGGGCCTTCACGTGGTGAAGATCGCAGTGGATGGGCCCCCGCTGCACGAGTTTGACTTCGGGTTGGCTGTGGAGTTCTTAGAAAGTCGGTGGGGAGAGGGCTTCCTGGGGTCGCAGCTCACCTGA
- the ZNF385C gene encoding zinc finger protein 385C isoform X1 has protein sequence MVVCVSGACPDPSVPLLAGLPWSSVCCLSRGRRVIPLGWEPPIEDSLPCFPSCGEEGHREGGYNHPGSGWCHSVKRDTGFCPAPHPRSPPASCSGHGGRTEPVSDPALLPPAAGPASGAPSPLLASLPLPTRPLQPPLDFKHLLAFRFNGAAPLSLFPNFSTMDPVQKAVISHTFGVPYPLKKKLFISCNICHLRFNSANQAEAHYKGHKHARKLKAVEAAKSKQRPHTQAQDGAVVSPIPTLASGAPGEPQSKAVPAVPPLGPPLQPPPTPDPTSREPAHSELLDAASSSSSSSCPPCSPEPGREAPGPEPAAAAVGSSVSGEGRSEKGHLYCPTCKVTVNSASQLQAHNTGAKHRWMMEGQRGAPRRSRGRPVSRGGAGHKAKRVTGGRGGRQGPSPAFHCALCQLQVNSETQLKQHMSSRRHKDRLAGKPPKPSSQHSKLQRHAALAVSILKSKLALQKQLTKTLAARFLPSPLPTAATAICALPGPLALRPAPTAAATLFPAPILGPALFRTPAGAVRPATGPIVLAPY, from the exons atggtggtgtgtgtgtcaGGGGCCTGCCCAGACCCCTCTGTCCCTCTCTTGGCTGGACTGCCCTGGAGTTCAGTATGCTGCCTCAGTAGGGGCAGGAGGGTCATCCCTCTGGGCTGGGAGCCTCCAATTGAGGACTCCCTCCCCTGCTTCCCCAGCTGTGGGGAGGAAGGGCACAGAGAAGGGGGCTATAACCACCCTGGGTCTGGCTGGTGCCACTCAGTGAAGAGAGACACAGGTTTCTGCCCAGCTCCACACCCAAGAAGCCCACCTGCCTCTTGTTCTGGCCACGGGGGTAGGACAGAGCCCGTTTCAGACCCTGCCCTTCTTCCTCCTGCAGCAGGCCCGGCCTCCGgcgcccccagccccctgctggcctccctgcccctgcccacccGGCCTCTGCAGCCCCCGCTGGACTTCAAGCACTTGCTCGCCTTCCGCTTCAATGGCGCCGCCCCGCTCAGTCTCTTCCCCAACTTCAGCACG ATGGACCCGGTCCAGAAAGCTGTCATCAGCCACACGTTTGGGGTCCCCTACCCTCTGAAGAAGAAGCTGTTCATTTCCTGTAACATCTGTCACCTGAGGTTCAACTCAGCG aacCAGGCCGAGGCACATTATAAAGGCCACAAACATGCCAGAAAACTCAAGGCTGTCGAGGCTGCCAAGAGCAAGCAGAGGCCACACACCCAGGCCCAGGATGGGGCTGTAGTGTCCCCAATCCCAACGCTGGCCAGTGGAGCCCCTGGAGAGCCACAGAGTAAAG CAGTTCCTGCAGTCCCTCCTCTTGGGCCTCCACTCCAGCCACCACCAACTCCAGACCCTACATCCAGGGAGCCAGCCCACTCAGAGCTCTTGGATGCTGCCTCctcatcctcttcttcctcctgcccaCCTTGCTCCCCAGAGCCTGGGAGAGAGGCACCAGGGCCTGAGCCAGCGGCAGCTGCCGTGGGAAGCAGCGTGAGTGGGGAAGGCAGGAGCGAGAAGGGGCACCTTTACTGCCCCACGTGTAAGGTGACGGTGAACTCGGCCTCCCAGCTTCAGGCTCACAACACAG GAGCCAAGCACCGGTGGATGATGGAAGGTCAGCGAGGGGCTCCCCGGAGGAGCCGGGGCCGCCCGGTGTCCAGGGGAGGTGCCGGACACAAGGCCAAGAGAGTCACAGGGGGCCGGGGCGGCCGGCAGGGGCCCAGCCCTGCTTTCCACTGTGCTCTCTGTCAGCTCCAGGTCAATTCAGAGACCCAACTGAAGCAG CACATGAGCAGCAGGAGGCACAAAGACCGCCTGGCCGGGAAGCCCCCCAAGCCCTCCAGCCAGCACAGCAAGCTGCAGAGGCACGCAGCGCTGGCTGTGAGTATCCTCAAG TCTAAACTGGCCTTGCAGAAGCAACTCACAAAGACGCTGGCAGCCCGCTTCCTGCCCAGCCCGCTCCCCACCGCAGCCACTGCCATCTGTGCTCTGCCAGGGCCCCTGGCCCTCCGCCCTGCCCCTACAGCAGCCGCTACCCTCTTCCCGGCTCCCATCCTGGGCCCAGCTCTGTTTCGCACCCCAGCAGGAGCTGTCCGCCCTGCCACAGGACCTATCGTCCTTGCCCCTTATTAG
- the NKIRAS2 gene encoding NF-kappa-B inhibitor-interacting Ras-like protein 2 isoform X3, producing MGKSCKVVVCGQASVGKTSILEQLLYGNHVVGSEMIETQEDIYVGSIETDRGVREQIAESLFSVWSCSRRRLTNPRTRRRSPSWSLATSVTYRSSGV from the exons ATGGGGAAGAGCTGCAAGGTGGTCGTGTGTGGCCAGGCGTCTGTGGGCAAAACTTCAATCCTGGAGCAGCTTCTGTATGGGAACCATGTAGTGG GTTCGGAGATGATCGAGACGCAGGAGGACATCTACGTGGGCTCCATTGAGACAGACCGGGGGGTGCGAGAGCAG ATAGCAGAGAGTCTTTTCAGCGTGTGGAGCTGCTCAAGAAGGAGATTGACAAATCCAAGGACAAGAAGGAG GTCACCATCGTGGTCCTTGGCAACAAGTGTGACTTACAGGAGCAGCGGCGTGTAG
- the ZNF385C gene encoding zinc finger protein 385C isoform X4 produces the protein MLLAGPASGAPSPLLASLPLPTRPLQPPLDFKHLLAFRFNGAAPLSLFPNFSTMDPVQKAVISHTFGVPYPLKKKLFISCNICHLRFNSANQAEAHYKGHKHARKLKAVEAAKSKQRPHTQAQDGAVVSPIPTLASGAPGEPQSKAVPAVPPLGPPLQPPPTPDPTSREPAHSELLDAASSSSSSSCPPCSPEPGREAPGPEPAAAAVGSSVSGEGRSEKGHLYCPTCKVTVNSASQLQAHNTGAKHRWMMEGQRGAPRRSRGRPVSRGGAGHKAKRVTGGRGGRQGPSPAFHCALCQLQVNSETQLKQHMSSRRHKDRLAGKPPKPSSQHSKLQRHAALAVSILKSKLALQKQLTKTLAARFLPSPLPTAATAICALPGPLALRPAPTAAATLFPAPILGPALFRTPAGAVRPATGPIVLAPY, from the exons CAGGCCCGGCCTCCGgcgcccccagccccctgctggcctccctgcccctgcccacccGGCCTCTGCAGCCCCCGCTGGACTTCAAGCACTTGCTCGCCTTCCGCTTCAATGGCGCCGCCCCGCTCAGTCTCTTCCCCAACTTCAGCACG ATGGACCCGGTCCAGAAAGCTGTCATCAGCCACACGTTTGGGGTCCCCTACCCTCTGAAGAAGAAGCTGTTCATTTCCTGTAACATCTGTCACCTGAGGTTCAACTCAGCG aacCAGGCCGAGGCACATTATAAAGGCCACAAACATGCCAGAAAACTCAAGGCTGTCGAGGCTGCCAAGAGCAAGCAGAGGCCACACACCCAGGCCCAGGATGGGGCTGTAGTGTCCCCAATCCCAACGCTGGCCAGTGGAGCCCCTGGAGAGCCACAGAGTAAAG CAGTTCCTGCAGTCCCTCCTCTTGGGCCTCCACTCCAGCCACCACCAACTCCAGACCCTACATCCAGGGAGCCAGCCCACTCAGAGCTCTTGGATGCTGCCTCctcatcctcttcttcctcctgcccaCCTTGCTCCCCAGAGCCTGGGAGAGAGGCACCAGGGCCTGAGCCAGCGGCAGCTGCCGTGGGAAGCAGCGTGAGTGGGGAAGGCAGGAGCGAGAAGGGGCACCTTTACTGCCCCACGTGTAAGGTGACGGTGAACTCGGCCTCCCAGCTTCAGGCTCACAACACAG GAGCCAAGCACCGGTGGATGATGGAAGGTCAGCGAGGGGCTCCCCGGAGGAGCCGGGGCCGCCCGGTGTCCAGGGGAGGTGCCGGACACAAGGCCAAGAGAGTCACAGGGGGCCGGGGCGGCCGGCAGGGGCCCAGCCCTGCTTTCCACTGTGCTCTCTGTCAGCTCCAGGTCAATTCAGAGACCCAACTGAAGCAG CACATGAGCAGCAGGAGGCACAAAGACCGCCTGGCCGGGAAGCCCCCCAAGCCCTCCAGCCAGCACAGCAAGCTGCAGAGGCACGCAGCGCTGGCTGTGAGTATCCTCAAG TCTAAACTGGCCTTGCAGAAGCAACTCACAAAGACGCTGGCAGCCCGCTTCCTGCCCAGCCCGCTCCCCACCGCAGCCACTGCCATCTGTGCTCTGCCAGGGCCCCTGGCCCTCCGCCCTGCCCCTACAGCAGCCGCTACCCTCTTCCCGGCTCCCATCCTGGGCCCAGCTCTGTTTCGCACCCCAGCAGGAGCTGTCCGCCCTGCCACAGGACCTATCGTCCTTGCCCCTTATTAG
- the ZNF385C gene encoding zinc finger protein 385C isoform X2, with translation MVVCVSGACPDPSVPLLAGLPWSSVCCLSRGRRVIPLGWEPPIEDSLPCFPSCGEEGHREGGYNHPGSGWCHSVKRDTGFCPAPHPRSPPASCSGHGGRTEPVSDPALLPPAAGPASGAPSPLLASLPLPTRPLQPPLDFKHLLAFRFNGAAPLSLFPNFSTMDPVQKAVISHTFGVPYPLKKKLFISCNICHLRFNSANQAEAHYKGHKHARKLKAVEAAKSKQRPHTQAQDGAVVSPIPTLASGAPGEPQSKAVPAVPPLGPPLQPPPTPDPTSREPAHSELLDAASSSSSSSCPPCSPEPGREAPGPEPAAAAVGSSVSGEGRSEKGHLYCPTCKVTVNSASQLQAHNTGAKHRWMMEGQRGAPRRSRGRPVSRGGAGHKAKRVTGGRGGRQGPSPAFHCALCQLQVNSETQLKQHMSSRRHKDRLAGKPPKPSSQHSKLQRHAALASKLALQKQLTKTLAARFLPSPLPTAATAICALPGPLALRPAPTAAATLFPAPILGPALFRTPAGAVRPATGPIVLAPY, from the exons atggtggtgtgtgtgtcaGGGGCCTGCCCAGACCCCTCTGTCCCTCTCTTGGCTGGACTGCCCTGGAGTTCAGTATGCTGCCTCAGTAGGGGCAGGAGGGTCATCCCTCTGGGCTGGGAGCCTCCAATTGAGGACTCCCTCCCCTGCTTCCCCAGCTGTGGGGAGGAAGGGCACAGAGAAGGGGGCTATAACCACCCTGGGTCTGGCTGGTGCCACTCAGTGAAGAGAGACACAGGTTTCTGCCCAGCTCCACACCCAAGAAGCCCACCTGCCTCTTGTTCTGGCCACGGGGGTAGGACAGAGCCCGTTTCAGACCCTGCCCTTCTTCCTCCTGCAGCAGGCCCGGCCTCCGgcgcccccagccccctgctggcctccctgcccctgcccacccGGCCTCTGCAGCCCCCGCTGGACTTCAAGCACTTGCTCGCCTTCCGCTTCAATGGCGCCGCCCCGCTCAGTCTCTTCCCCAACTTCAGCACG ATGGACCCGGTCCAGAAAGCTGTCATCAGCCACACGTTTGGGGTCCCCTACCCTCTGAAGAAGAAGCTGTTCATTTCCTGTAACATCTGTCACCTGAGGTTCAACTCAGCG aacCAGGCCGAGGCACATTATAAAGGCCACAAACATGCCAGAAAACTCAAGGCTGTCGAGGCTGCCAAGAGCAAGCAGAGGCCACACACCCAGGCCCAGGATGGGGCTGTAGTGTCCCCAATCCCAACGCTGGCCAGTGGAGCCCCTGGAGAGCCACAGAGTAAAG CAGTTCCTGCAGTCCCTCCTCTTGGGCCTCCACTCCAGCCACCACCAACTCCAGACCCTACATCCAGGGAGCCAGCCCACTCAGAGCTCTTGGATGCTGCCTCctcatcctcttcttcctcctgcccaCCTTGCTCCCCAGAGCCTGGGAGAGAGGCACCAGGGCCTGAGCCAGCGGCAGCTGCCGTGGGAAGCAGCGTGAGTGGGGAAGGCAGGAGCGAGAAGGGGCACCTTTACTGCCCCACGTGTAAGGTGACGGTGAACTCGGCCTCCCAGCTTCAGGCTCACAACACAG GAGCCAAGCACCGGTGGATGATGGAAGGTCAGCGAGGGGCTCCCCGGAGGAGCCGGGGCCGCCCGGTGTCCAGGGGAGGTGCCGGACACAAGGCCAAGAGAGTCACAGGGGGCCGGGGCGGCCGGCAGGGGCCCAGCCCTGCTTTCCACTGTGCTCTCTGTCAGCTCCAGGTCAATTCAGAGACCCAACTGAAGCAG CACATGAGCAGCAGGAGGCACAAAGACCGCCTGGCCGGGAAGCCCCCCAAGCCCTCCAGCCAGCACAGCAAGCTGCAGAGGCACGCAGCGCTGGCT TCTAAACTGGCCTTGCAGAAGCAACTCACAAAGACGCTGGCAGCCCGCTTCCTGCCCAGCCCGCTCCCCACCGCAGCCACTGCCATCTGTGCTCTGCCAGGGCCCCTGGCCCTCCGCCCTGCCCCTACAGCAGCCGCTACCCTCTTCCCGGCTCCCATCCTGGGCCCAGCTCTGTTTCGCACCCCAGCAGGAGCTGTCCGCCCTGCCACAGGACCTATCGTCCTTGCCCCTTATTAG
- the NKIRAS2 gene encoding NF-kappa-B inhibitor-interacting Ras-like protein 2 isoform X1 — MGKSCKVVVCGQASVGKTSILEQLLYGNHVVGSEMIETQEDIYVGSIETDRGVREQVRFYDTRGLRDGAELPRHCFSCTDGYVLVYSTDSRESFQRVELLKKEIDKSKDKKEVTIVVLGNKCDLQEQRRVDPDVAQHWAKSEKVKLWEVSVADRRSLLEPFVYLASKMTQPQSKSAFPLSRKNKGSGSLDG; from the exons ATGGGGAAGAGCTGCAAGGTGGTCGTGTGTGGCCAGGCGTCTGTGGGCAAAACTTCAATCCTGGAGCAGCTTCTGTATGGGAACCATGTAGTGG GTTCGGAGATGATCGAGACGCAGGAGGACATCTACGTGGGCTCCATTGAGACAGACCGGGGGGTGCGAGAGCAGGTGCGTTTCTATGACACCCGGGGGCTCCGAGATGGGGCCGAACTGCCCCGACACTGCTTCTCTTGCACTGATGGCTACGTCCTGGTCTACAGCACAGATAGCAGAGAGTCTTTTCAGCGTGTGGAGCTGCTCAAGAAGGAGATTGACAAATCCAAGGACAAGAAGGAG GTCACCATCGTGGTCCTTGGCAACAAGTGTGACTTACAGGAGCAGCGGCGTGTAGACCCAGATGTGGCTCAGCATTGGGCCAAGTCAGAGAAGGTGAAGCTGTGGGAGGTGTCAGTGGCGGACCGGCGCTCCCTCCTGGAGCCCTTTGTCTACCTGGCCAGCAAGATGACACAACCCCAGAGCAAGTCTGCTTTCCCCCTCAGCCGGAAGAACAAGGGCAGCGGCTCCTTGGATGGCTGA